In the Chloroflexota bacterium genome, GACCTGTACCATGGGGCGTCCTCCTTTCTAAGATATCTTTCTCTTATCTCTAGAAGGATACGCCCCCCTCTTTTTACACACAATATGTTACGCTACCTCAATGACAGGCTGTACAGTCTTGCTCAGGTCTAACTTTTCTAATATACTTGTGCCAGACGTCGAAGAGATGAAAAAGGCCAAGTGACCTGACACTATGAGGTGGATTCCGTCCTTCCCAAGAAGGATAGGGTTATTATGATAGCACTCCACTAGCAGAAGATTGATCAGCCGTTGAGTGTGACCAGTGACCGGTGACGAAATCAGGAAGGCTTTTCTCCAGTTCTTTGAAGGCAAGGGGCATACTGTTATCCCTAGCTCATCTCTGGTGCCTCGGGATGACCCTACCCTTTTGCTAACTACTGCGGGGATGGTGCAGATTAAGCCCTACTTTTTGGGTTTAGCCATCCCACCCAACCCCCGCCTGGCCTCCTGTCAGAAGTGCTTTCGCACCAGCGACATCGACTCGGTGGGGGATAACATCCACCTTACCTTTTTTGAGATGCTGGGGAACTTCAGCGTGGGGGACTACTTCAAAAAGGAGGCCATTGAATGGGCCTGGGAGTTCGTCATCCAGCAGCTCAAGTTGCCACCGGAGTGCTTGTGGATCACCGTCTTTCTGGACGACGACGAGGCTTTCCAGTACTGGCGAGAGATAGGAGTCCCGGTTGGGAAGATTGTGCGGCGGGATGAGAAGGACAACTTCTGGGGACCAGCCGGTGATTCAGGCCCCTGCGGCCCGTGCAGTGAGATTCACTACGATTTTGGGCCGGAATTCGGCTGTGGCAGACCCGACTGTGTGCCGGGATGCGATTGCTCTCGCTTCTCCGAGATATGGAATCTGGTCTTCACGCAGTACAACCAGGATAAAGAAGGGAAACGCACGCTGCTGCCTAAGCCTAATATAGATACTGGCATGGGGCTGGAGCGGACGGCAACAGTAATACAGGGCAAGAGGTCGGTGTATGAAACCGATCTGTTCGCACCCATAGTTGCCAGAGTAGCCGACGTAGCTGGAAAGAGGTGCGGTGAGGATGAGGCGGCAGACCGGGCCATCAGGATAGTGGCCGAGCACAGCCGGGCCATAACCTTTCTCATCGCTGACGGGGTTCTTCCGAGCAACGAGGGGAGGGGCTATGTGCTGCGCCGTGTGCTGAGACGAGCTGCTCTGTTTGGGAGGAAGTTGGGATTGAATGAGCCTTTCCTCAATGGGGTGGCCAACATAGTTGTTGATAAGATGGGGCGTCTCTACCCCGAGTTGGCGAGAAACAAAGAGCTTATCCTTCAGGTCATCGGTCTGGAAGAGGAGAGATTTGGTCAAACGCTGGATACCGGACTCAACTGGCTAGAGAGGATAATGGAGGAAGCTGAGACAAAAGGGAAGAAGAGGATAGCCGGGAAAGATATCTTTATGCTGTATGATACCTATGGTTTCCCTGATGGGCTAACTGCAGAGGTAGTGGCGGAGCGCGGTTTTTCGGTTGACCTGGAGGGATTCGAACAGGAGATGGAGCGTCAGCGGGGGAGAGCACGGGCAGCGCAAAAGATTAGTCCAAAGAGCATATTAAGTTCCGAGGTTTTTGGGACACCGAGTATCTTAGTTGGCGCCCCCGGTGGCACGAAGTTTGTCGGCTATGAGAAGCTAAGGCATCGAACCTCTGTTGTTGGTCTGCGGGTCGACGGCAAGTCGGTGGACATGGTGGCCGAAGGTCAAGACGCAGAGGTGATTCTAGAAGAGACGCCCTTCTACGGTGAGATGGGAGGGCAGGTAGGAGATAGCGGCGAGATTCGTGGCCCGGCAGGCAAGGTAACTATTAGCTACGCCACAAGACCTGTCCCAGACCTTGTGGCTCATATAGGCAAGGTGAAAGAGGGCTATCTCTCTGTAGGCGACCTTGTGGATGCCGAGGTTGATTTAACTCGCCGTCTTGATATCGCTCGCAACCATACGGCGACTCATCTGCTTCAAGCTGCCTTGCGGAAAGTTCTAGGGG is a window encoding:
- the alaS gene encoding alanine--tRNA ligase; this encodes MTGDEIRKAFLQFFEGKGHTVIPSSSLVPRDDPTLLLTTAGMVQIKPYFLGLAIPPNPRLASCQKCFRTSDIDSVGDNIHLTFFEMLGNFSVGDYFKKEAIEWAWEFVIQQLKLPPECLWITVFLDDDEAFQYWREIGVPVGKIVRRDEKDNFWGPAGDSGPCGPCSEIHYDFGPEFGCGRPDCVPGCDCSRFSEIWNLVFTQYNQDKEGKRTLLPKPNIDTGMGLERTATVIQGKRSVYETDLFAPIVARVADVAGKRCGEDEAADRAIRIVAEHSRAITFLIADGVLPSNEGRGYVLRRVLRRAALFGRKLGLNEPFLNGVANIVVDKMGRLYPELARNKELILQVIGLEEERFGQTLDTGLNWLERIMEEAETKGKKRIAGKDIFMLYDTYGFPDGLTAEVVAERGFSVDLEGFEQEMERQRGRARAAQKISPKSILSSEVFGTPSILVGAPGGTKFVGYEKLRHRTSVVGLRVDGKSVDMVAEGQDAEVILEETPFYGEMGGQVGDSGEIRGPAGKVTISYATRPVPDLVAHIGKVKEGYLSVGDLVDAEVDLTRRLDIARNHTATHLLQAALRKVLGEHVHQTGSLVAPDRFRFDYTQLVGITPEQLAEIQHLVNESVRENLPVIVAEIPHSEAQARGAIALFGEKYGDVVRMVQVGEPPCSIELCGGTHVRSTGEIGLFHVLSESSIGSGARRIEAVTGRGAERFFQEHISVLEATAHQLQTMPEQVAEKVSALLQELDRERKRALDLERKLARREADSLLSQVESIAGINVLSAKMSAVSPEAMREAGDRLKEHLKSGVIVLGTVHNDKPSFVAMVTPDLVAKGFHAGDLVKQVAKVAGGGGGGRAELGQGSGKDASKLDEALRTVPKIIAVHYDKDSGKWKRSG